The Fibrobacter sp. UWH6 genome includes a window with the following:
- a CDS encoding UPF0175 family protein — protein sequence MNEVANATDLTYIVRQRFPVCQLSMDIPEEVLFDTRMNKESALSLAKRVVALEFYKNHGVSVGYCAEIAGMTEEDFIKFLGSRGISIFHFDDANEFMEEMKNA from the coding sequence ATGAATGAAGTTGCAAACGCCACGGATTTAACGTATATTGTACGGCAGAGGTTCCCCGTGTGCCAATTATCCATGGACATTCCAGAAGAAGTGCTGTTTGATACGCGCATGAATAAGGAAAGTGCACTTTCCTTAGCTAAACGTGTTGTTGCGCTTGAATTCTACAAGAATCATGGAGTCTCTGTTGGATATTGCGCAGAAATCGCGGGAATGACCGAAGAGGATTTTATAAAGTTCCTTGGTAGCCGAGGCATTTCCATATTCCATTTTGATGATGCAAATGAGTTTATGGAAGAAATGAAAAATGCCTAG
- a CDS encoding DUF3368 domain-containing protein — MPRVIINSTPLIVLGNLNRLELLRQLYGDVVIPQAVFREVCEKNDAASKQISDIGWIHVERVLDPINRRIFQAKLHDGEVEVMLLAMQSPKADLVIIDDNAAKKTAKFLGLTVTGTLGVILKAKRNGLVPRVTPVLKDLENLGFFIGDDIRSLVLQQAGEI, encoded by the coding sequence ATGCCTAGAGTTATTATCAATTCCACTCCATTAATTGTCCTTGGAAATTTAAATCGGCTGGAGCTGTTGCGCCAGTTGTATGGGGATGTTGTGATTCCGCAAGCTGTATTTCGTGAGGTTTGCGAAAAAAATGATGCGGCGAGTAAGCAGATTAGTGACATTGGTTGGATTCATGTCGAGCGAGTATTGGATCCGATCAATAGAAGAATTTTCCAAGCGAAGTTACACGATGGGGAGGTTGAAGTTATGCTTCTAGCTATGCAATCTCCCAAAGCGGATTTAGTTATTATTGATGATAATGCAGCCAAGAAAACTGCAAAATTTCTTGGATTGACAGTAACAGGGACGTTGGGGGTTATTTTGAAGGCGAAACGAAATGGTTTGGTCCCGCGTGTTACGCCAGTTTTAAAAGATCTTGAAAATCTTGGATTTTTTATTGGCGATGATATCCGTTCCTTGGTTTTGCAGCAAGCTGGAGAAATTTGA
- a CDS encoding discoidin domain-containing protein: MKKKFVLSAAMIAALGLAGTAQAAQTVIKVDDTKPGVVISKNNMMSADLAIWNPPSRYYDMTDALVDGGYTLFRFPNGSLSNDYHWNGIGKYDSTGLWISTEEEGKYAPGFLGETIYRGTTKDNYGFVRRSHLADGNMNTIWWGEILDPNDLPWVVVEFPEKKNIDSLQISWGDLRPKAFQYEYWTTDYAEYPGVHQALTNDLKLEAKVKVTGAETMYKGKTVRTRYVAIRFKLQDLPGKGVQIREMKMFSNGEDLLAGNEYKMYAMSTRNGDKARTDWTNIPWHFEEFMTYINGLPKSADGKPAQAVICVNAGTGTSKEAAAWVRYANKVKGYNIKQWEIGNELDGEWEESGPISARHYAARYLEYARAMKAVDPTIMLHGPLLSTHKMMQKGAGILDGKYWMEEFLRIVGEAEIADGKRYLDAVDLHNYPYWTPNGANAKDMLKAMLDVGHNMDTLDVWMKRHLPGVDKVPSASGEEKRRVFLSEFSTNVQGYSLLMDYPQATAMAMIFAQHAVRFGDRLQVLPWDAFGNLFKSPDDTWGTISMTALVKEGSWNKWKSLEPTAEYYGVYMTFKQFLEDGFAVVPVESSNSEVVAYALAKKGAAGAGDSARVLLANLSDVAQVVQIDRASVGSKKENSRIEVDVFGEDQFKWIGDGKNAYPYPKMGPSGRRLNPAKSRDVMIPPFGMAVVQINPRVVGADKASAKNAATPVVLAAALEKKVMMRGDTLDLFGTVTQQDGEITGASIKIPDFGPKGGSKTVNITPDDGKWNASIESFHVKVPVPETAKITAATEKLPEMELTVTGLGGKKTVQKIPFRVRGAYRTTSCMQNFDNGLDAVDWFPVVNGDNATSMDAKVYNGNPPLGGYIRHDWIIEQPPELGWPNYSGAYYVLPPEVKNSVGIVFDYSTNHNNPDGYIELQIMSEQVKDYDEFMVRLKNTRGNWVRDTLIWENMTQEGWGKNVPQLDPRQIKNFAFRARWSGKGFISLDNIYLLQEDGKEVPMPKGLRRLR; the protein is encoded by the coding sequence ATGAAAAAGAAATTTGTTTTGTCGGCGGCGATGATTGCTGCTCTTGGATTGGCGGGTACCGCCCAAGCGGCACAGACGGTGATTAAGGTGGATGATACCAAGCCGGGTGTGGTGATCAGCAAGAATAATATGATGTCTGCGGATTTGGCTATCTGGAATCCGCCTAGCCGTTATTACGATATGACCGACGCCCTGGTGGATGGCGGTTACACTTTGTTCCGTTTCCCCAACGGCAGCTTGAGTAATGACTACCACTGGAATGGTATTGGCAAGTACGACAGCACTGGCCTCTGGATTTCTACGGAAGAAGAAGGCAAGTATGCTCCGGGTTTCTTGGGCGAGACTATTTATCGCGGCACCACTAAGGATAACTACGGTTTTGTCCGTCGCAGCCACCTGGCCGATGGCAACATGAATACCATTTGGTGGGGCGAAATTCTGGACCCCAATGACCTGCCCTGGGTTGTGGTGGAATTCCCGGAAAAGAAGAACATTGATTCCCTGCAGATTAGCTGGGGAGATTTGCGCCCCAAGGCTTTCCAGTATGAATACTGGACTACAGATTATGCGGAATATCCGGGCGTTCATCAGGCTTTGACCAACGACCTGAAGTTGGAAGCCAAGGTGAAGGTGACTGGCGCCGAAACCATGTACAAGGGTAAGACTGTGCGTACCCGCTACGTGGCCATCCGCTTTAAGTTGCAGGACTTGCCGGGCAAGGGTGTGCAGATTCGCGAGATGAAGATGTTCAGCAATGGCGAGGACCTGCTGGCCGGAAATGAATACAAGATGTACGCCATGTCTACCCGCAACGGCGACAAGGCCCGTACCGACTGGACCAACATTCCCTGGCATTTCGAAGAATTCATGACCTACATTAATGGCCTGCCCAAGTCTGCTGACGGCAAGCCTGCCCAGGCTGTGATTTGCGTGAACGCGGGTACGGGCACTTCCAAGGAGGCTGCCGCCTGGGTGCGTTACGCCAACAAGGTGAAGGGTTACAATATTAAGCAGTGGGAAATCGGTAACGAACTTGACGGCGAATGGGAAGAATCTGGCCCCATTTCTGCCCGCCATTATGCGGCCCGTTATCTGGAATATGCCCGCGCCATGAAGGCGGTGGACCCCACGATCATGCTTCACGGCCCGCTGCTCAGTACTCACAAGATGATGCAGAAGGGCGCAGGCATTCTGGATGGAAAGTACTGGATGGAAGAATTCCTCCGTATTGTGGGGGAGGCGGAAATTGCCGATGGCAAGCGCTACCTGGATGCAGTGGACTTGCATAATTACCCGTACTGGACTCCCAATGGCGCCAACGCCAAGGACATGCTGAAGGCAATGCTGGATGTGGGCCACAATATGGATACGCTGGACGTTTGGATGAAGCGTCACTTGCCTGGCGTGGATAAGGTTCCTTCTGCTTCTGGCGAAGAGAAGCGTCGGGTGTTCCTTTCGGAATTCAGCACCAACGTTCAGGGTTACAGCCTGTTGATGGATTACCCCCAGGCAACGGCCATGGCCATGATTTTTGCGCAGCATGCGGTGCGCTTTGGCGACCGCCTGCAGGTGCTTCCCTGGGATGCTTTCGGCAACCTCTTTAAGAGTCCCGATGACACTTGGGGTACCATCAGTATGACGGCCCTGGTGAAGGAAGGCTCCTGGAACAAGTGGAAGTCTCTGGAACCTACTGCGGAATACTACGGCGTGTATATGACTTTCAAGCAGTTCCTGGAAGACGGCTTTGCTGTGGTTCCTGTGGAAAGTTCCAATTCTGAAGTTGTGGCTTATGCCTTGGCGAAGAAGGGTGCTGCAGGTGCTGGCGACTCGGCCCGTGTTCTTTTGGCAAATTTGTCTGACGTTGCGCAGGTTGTACAAATTGATCGCGCTTCCGTGGGATCCAAGAAGGAAAATTCCCGCATTGAAGTGGACGTGTTTGGCGAAGATCAGTTCAAGTGGATTGGTGATGGCAAGAATGCCTATCCCTATCCGAAAATGGGTCCCAGTGGCCGCCGCCTGAATCCGGCAAAGTCCCGCGATGTTATGATTCCTCCTTTCGGTATGGCGGTGGTGCAAATCAATCCCCGCGTTGTTGGGGCTGACAAGGCCTCCGCAAAGAATGCCGCAACGCCTGTAGTCCTTGCCGCAGCTCTTGAAAAGAAGGTCATGATGCGTGGCGATACCCTGGACTTGTTCGGGACAGTCACCCAGCAGGATGGTGAAATTACTGGCGCATCCATTAAGATTCCTGATTTTGGCCCCAAGGGCGGTTCCAAGACGGTGAATATTACGCCCGATGACGGCAAGTGGAACGCGTCCATCGAAAGCTTCCATGTGAAGGTCCCTGTGCCGGAAACTGCAAAGATTACCGCCGCAACGGAAAAGCTTCCGGAAATGGAATTGACGGTTACAGGTCTTGGCGGCAAGAAGACTGTGCAGAAGATTCCGTTCCGTGTTCGTGGCGCTTACCGTACCACCAGCTGCATGCAAAACTTTGATAATGGCCTGGATGCTGTAGATTGGTTCCCGGTGGTGAATGGCGATAACGCCACTTCCATGGACGCCAAGGTCTATAACGGCAATCCGCCCCTGGGTGGTTATATCCGTCATGACTGGATTATTGAGCAACCTCCTGAACTGGGTTGGCCCAACTACTCCGGCGCTTACTATGTGCTGCCTCCCGAAGTGAAGAACTCCGTGGGCATTGTCTTCGATTACTCCACCAACCACAACAATCCCGACGGTTACATCGAACTGCAGATTATGTCGGAACAGGTGAAGGATTACGACGAGTTCATGGTCCGTCTGAAAAACACCCGCGGCAACTGGGTACGCGACACTCTCATCTGGGAAAACATGACTCAGGAAGGTTGGGGCAAGAACGTTCCCCAGCTGGATCCGAGGCAAATCAAGAACTTCGCCTTCCGTGCCCGCTGGAGTGGCAAGGGTTTCATCAGCCTCGACAACATCTACCTGCTGCAGGAAGACGGGAAGGAAGTTCCCATGCCCAAGGGCCTGAGAAGATTGCGGTAA
- a CDS encoding citrate synthase: protein MSDNAILNYNGKSFELPVCEGTENEHGLDISKLRKESGLVTLDYGYLNTGSTKSSITYVNGEQGILRYRGYAIEDLAEKATFPETAWLLIYGELPTSQQLSHFRTLLTENALLHENLLSFFRQMPPNAHPMGILSSIVNAVGLFTPRFYDDENIASAFELTTAGLISKIRTIAAFSYKASIGEPFVYPEAERSYCSNFLNMMFSSKARPYHPDPIMEKALNTLLIVHADHEQNCSTSTVRMVGSSQANLYASICAGICALWGPLHGGANQAVLETLLRIQESGMTIDQVMAKAKDKNDPFRLSGFGHRVYKSYDPRAKVLKKLMYQVFEREHVHDPLLDIALKLEEAALKDEYFIERKLYPNVDFYSGILYRAMGIPTDMLTVMFAIGRLPGWIAHWKEMHDDPNSKINRPRQIYTGFNARPWVDREAR from the coding sequence ATGTCCGACAACGCAATACTGAACTACAACGGAAAGAGCTTCGAGCTCCCCGTCTGTGAAGGTACTGAGAACGAACACGGTCTCGACATCAGCAAGCTCCGCAAGGAATCTGGCCTTGTAACGCTTGACTACGGTTACCTGAACACCGGTAGCACCAAGAGCTCTATCACCTACGTGAATGGTGAACAGGGCATTCTCCGCTATCGCGGTTACGCCATCGAAGACTTGGCTGAAAAGGCCACCTTCCCGGAAACTGCATGGCTCCTGATTTACGGCGAACTGCCCACATCTCAGCAGCTGTCCCATTTCCGCACCTTGCTGACCGAAAACGCACTCCTCCACGAAAACCTGCTGAGCTTCTTCCGTCAGATGCCGCCTAACGCCCACCCCATGGGTATCCTTAGCTCCATCGTGAACGCCGTGGGCTTGTTCACCCCCCGCTTCTACGACGACGAAAACATCGCCAGCGCTTTCGAACTCACAACCGCAGGTCTTATTTCCAAGATCCGCACCATTGCAGCCTTCTCCTACAAGGCTAGCATCGGTGAACCGTTTGTGTACCCGGAAGCAGAACGCAGCTACTGCAGTAACTTCCTGAACATGATGTTCAGCAGTAAGGCTCGTCCTTACCACCCGGATCCGATTATGGAAAAGGCCCTGAACACCTTGCTCATCGTTCACGCCGACCACGAACAGAACTGCTCCACTTCTACCGTCCGTATGGTGGGCAGCTCCCAGGCAAACCTTTACGCTTCTATCTGCGCAGGCATTTGCGCCCTGTGGGGCCCGCTCCATGGTGGTGCAAACCAGGCTGTGCTGGAAACCCTGCTCCGCATCCAGGAAAGCGGCATGACCATCGACCAGGTCATGGCCAAGGCCAAGGACAAGAACGACCCGTTCCGTCTTTCCGGTTTCGGTCATCGCGTCTACAAGAGCTACGACCCTCGCGCCAAGGTTCTTAAGAAGCTGATGTACCAGGTCTTCGAACGCGAACACGTTCACGACCCGCTGCTGGACATCGCCCTGAAGCTTGAAGAAGCCGCCCTGAAGGATGAATACTTCATCGAACGTAAGCTGTACCCCAACGTGGACTTCTACTCCGGTATCCTGTACCGCGCCATGGGCATCCCCACCGACATGCTGACTGTGATGTTCGCTATCGGTCGTCTGCCCGGCTGGATTGCCCACTGGAAGGAAATGCACGACGATCCCAACTCCAAGATCAACCGTCCCCGCCAGATTTACACTGGTTTCAACGCAAGACCTTGGGTGGACCGCGAAGCTCGCTAA